In a genomic window of Amblyomma americanum isolate KBUSLIRL-KWMA chromosome 4, ASM5285725v1, whole genome shotgun sequence:
- the LOC144129900 gene encoding uncharacterized protein LOC144129900: MPADIHAIISSMIKPRVSVLRVRNDEDEFRLTSEHWNVLSCSKAEVVAQAFSVPLWAAVIPVNLTCHTLGRNGMASTGSPKKQRAPLNAKKSPPGTPKSSRVTLEKRPSNLLPSTSSLSSERSAAVVRPASSPRAGTPHHENVHWPSSGKGADRERSPGGTCEEDSLDAARSQVAASSACLEELGGDLGVVARSTFGVLTEASDSNARDHELASPSADRLHRRVSFGAVTVSGHRSPVSPGATMMLDSLLSAAKRRASWEMAGTSAVTAASGSDDAVQFKSTPRQPSARNRADAMYDEFDTSTGVDAEADTEAADHDDSASHEDRARRRRSSAASGTSALSLDIDAPVFPGRVKPPLPSPATPQSIEEPEPVKEDDVRKTDASKDKTEASAPQACHLSQGADKKSSEKLFDEAADNTGPGSPEGPPFRSELLTPQRNESPLDFFSPPRLIGSIGSEELARESFSSRFTQSLSTALHDIVVFSTSRRFYMLAIFCAASLINGFQWIEYSIIANVIQDYYGVEEIEVAWTSLVFHIGCVTLALPSSWILENMGLRVTVLLGALGTSIGSCVKIFSVHPGRFSYVLLGQTFPAFSLAFIIGVPSRLASAWFKYEEVSTACSLGVLGNQIGIALGFIIPPYIVDPNNVHDTLTMLCVGVALVSFSCLFIVIVAFEDKPEHPPSFSEMLTRYAETKPSFSQALRQLVSDRDFRLLVLSYGINTGAFYSVSTLLNPVIVSYFPGEESFAGLLGLVLVLSGLLGSWAAGWFLDKTGRYKEVSVVTYAFATLGLFAYTFVLSLRSHLLTAAVCFFLGFFLAGYIPVGLQLGAEITYPLPEGTSASVLNMAAETFGFVLILCSSSIRGALDDKVSNAALSFLLLAGCTCIALLRATLKRKMATIREQRRRSAASAGQPGPGQRAPQQSPVT, translated from the exons ATGCCGGCGGACATTCATGCCATCATCTCGTCCATGATCAAGCCACGCGTGAGCGTGCTTCGAGTTCGAAACGACGAAGACGAATTCAGACTCACGAGCGAGCACTGGAACGTGCTTTCGTGTTCCAAAGCTGAGGTCGTTGCTCAAGCTTTCTCCGTTCCGCTGTGGGCTGCGGTCATCCCAGTTAATCTAACCTGTCATACCCTTGGGCGAAACGGCATGGCTTCCACCGGCAGCCCCAAGAAGCAGCGGGCCCCGCTGAACGCCAAGAAGAGCCCACCAGGCACGCCGAAATCTTCACGCGTGACTCTGGAGAAGCGTCCCTCGAACCTCCTGCCTTCGACCTCGTCCTTGAGCTCCGAGCGCAGCGCAGCAGTGGTCCGGCCCGCCTCCAGCCCAAGGGCCGGAACTCCGCATCACGAAAATGTGCACTGGCCGTCTTCCGGGAAGGGAGCCGACCGCGAGCGATCCCCTGGCGGCACCTGCGAAGAAGACTCCCTGGACGCGGCGAGGTCTCAGGTCGCCGCTTCCAGCgcttgcctcgaggaactcggaggAGACCTTGGCGTTGTTGCCAGGTCTACGTTCGGCGTCCTCACGGAAGCCAGCGATTCGAACGCTCGCGACCACGAACTCGCGTCACCATCGGCCGACCGCCTGCACCGCCGCGTCTCCTTCGGAGCGGTCACCGTCTCGGGGCACAGAAGCCCGGTCTCACCGGGTGCGACGATGATGCTCGACTCTCTTCTGTCCGCCGCGAAGCGACGAGCCAGCTGGGAGATGGCGGGCACTAGTGCAGTCACCGCCGCCAGCGGCTCCGACGACGCGGTGCAGTTCAAGTCGACTCCAAGACAGCCCTCGGCCAGGAACAGGGCGGACGCCATGTACGACGAGTTCGACACCTCCACCGGGGTAGACGCCGAGGCGGACACGGAAGCGGCCGATCACGACGACTCGGCTTCTCACGAGGACCGTGCACGCcgtcggcgctcctccgcggCTTCGGGCACCTCTGCACTGAGCCTCGATATCGACGCCCCCGTGTTCCCTGGCCGAGTGAAGCCGCCACTGCCGAGTCCTGCTACGCCACAGTCGATAGAGGAGCCCGAGCCTGTGAAGGAGGACGACGTGAGGAAGACGGACGCCTCCAAGGACAAGACCGAAG CCTCCGCACCACAGGCGTGTCATCTGAGTCAAGGCGCCGACAAAAAATCTAGCGAGAAACTCTTCGACGAAGCAGCTGACAACACCGGCCCAGGTTCTCCCGAAGGCCCGCCATTCCGGTCGGAGCTGCTGACACCTCAGAGAAATGAGTCGCCGCTCGATTTCTTCAGCCCACCCAGACTAATAGGCTCCATAGGATCGGAGGAACTCGCGAGAGAGTCATTCAGCAGCCGTTTCACCCAGTCCCTGTCGACTGCCCTCCACGACATTGTCGTCTTCTCCACGTCCCGCCGGTTCTACATGTTGGCCATATTCTGCGCCGCGTCCCTCATCAACGGATTCCAGTGGATCGAGTACTCTATCATCGCGAACGTCATCCAGGACTACTACGGAGTCGAAGAGATCGAGGTGGCCTGGACGTCCCTCGTTTTTCACATCGGATGCGTGACGCTCGCGCTCCCGTCTTCCTGGATCCTGGAGAACATGGGCCTCCGCGTCACAGTGCTTCTCGGGGCTCTCGGGACTTCCATAGGGTCTTGCGTTAAGATATTCAGCGTCCATCCCGGGAGGTTCAGCTACGTGCTTCTGGGCCAGACGTTCCCAGCCTTCTCGCTAGCGTTCATCATCGGCGTTCCGTCCCGGCTTGCGTCGGCCTGGTTCAAGTACGAAGAGGTGTCCACCGCCTGCTCGTTGGGGGTTCTCGGCAACCAGATCGGCATCGCGCTGGGCTTCATCATCCCGCCCTACATCGTGGACCCGAACAACGTGCACGACACGCTCACCATGCTCTGCGTGGGCGTCGCTCTCGTGAGCTTCTCGTGCCTGTTCATCGTCATCGTGGCGTTCGAGGACAAGCCCGAACACCCGCCCAGCTTCTCGGAGATgttgacccgctacgccgagaccaagccGAGCTTCTCGCAGGCGCTGCGGCAGCTGGTGTCCGACCGGGACTTCCGGCTGCTGGTCCTTTCGTACGGCATCAACACGGGCGCCTTCTACTCGGTCTCGACGCTCCTCAACCCCGTGATCGTGAGCTACTTCCCGGGCGAGGAGAGCTTCGCCGGGCTGCTCGGTCTCGTGCTCGTCCTATCCGGCCTGCTGGGCTCCTGGGCGGCTGGATGGTTCCTGGACAAGACCGGCCGGTACAAGGAGGTGTCCGTCGTCACGTACGCCTTCGCCACGCTGGGCCTGTTCGCATACACGTTCGTGCTGTCGCTGCGCTCTCACTTGCTCACGGCCGCCGTGTGCTTCTTCCTGGGCTTCTTCCTGGCCGGGTACATCCCCGTCGGCCTGCAGCTGGGCGCCGAGATCACGTACCCGCTGCCCGAAGGCACCTCCGCCAGCGTGCTCAACATGGCGGCCGAGACGTTCGGCTTCGTGCTCATCCTGTGCTCGTCCAGCATCCGGGGCGCGCTAGACGACAAGGTGTCCAACGCGGCGCTGTCTTTCCTGCTGCTCGCCGGCTGCACCTGCATCGCGCTGCTCCGAGCCACGCTCAAACGCAAGATGGCTACTATCAGAGAACAGCGCAGGCGCTCGGCAGCATCGGCCGGGCAACCCGGTCCGGGGCAGCGCGCACCGCAGCAGTCGCCCGTGACCTGA